The genomic segment AATTTGCCCGCCGTGCCGGACGCGTGACCGCGTTGACCGCCAAGCCCCTGCTGCGACCTATTTTCCCGAACTGTCGGAGTTTGCCCAGCCTTTAGGCGGCATCATCGCGGCGCCGCGGGAGCTGTTGCGGCGCCTCCGCTTTGAGAATGACTATGGCGTGGATGTCGGCCTGCTGATTGACGCGGCGGCGGCCCGAGCCCGCATCATCGAGGTGGAGATTGGCCGCCTTGAACACAAGAGTCACTCGCTCGAGGCCCTCGGCGAAATGGCGACGCAAGTCGCGCGCACGATTCTGGAGCGGGCCGCCGAATGGGGGCGGCTGCGCGTGAGCTATGTGCGCAAATCGAAGGAGCAAGACCGTCTCCGCCGGACGGACTTTCGCCATTCCCTCAGCATGATGAAACGGACGGAAAAGCTCGCGCTTTTTGACATGGACGGCACGCTCCTCAACGGTCGCTTCGTGCTGGAACTGGCCCACCAGACCAGACGCATGGAATTACTGAATCCTCTCCTCGACAACTTCACGCTTGATGCCGCCGAGCGCACTCGCCGCATCGCCGCCATTTTCACTGGACTGCCGAGGACGACCATCGAGCGCGTCGCCAGAGAGGTGCCGCTGATGCCCGGTGCGGTGGAGACCGTCGTGGGCCTGCGCAAGGCCGGCTACCTGGTGGGCGTCGTAACCGACAGCTACCGTATCGCAGCCGAAACGGTGCGGCGACGCGTCTTTGCGGATTTCGTCATCAGCCACGTCATGAAGTTTCAGCGGGAGAAGGCCACCGGACGGCTCACGTTGTCGCCCGCCATGCGCCATCCGTCCGGCTGCAAGGAACATCGACTCTGCAAACTCCATGTCCTTCAGCACCTGCTGGAGGAACTGGGCATCACAGCCGACAAAGTGCTCGCCGTGGGAGACAGCGACAACGACATCTGCCTCTTGCGGGAAGCGGGGGTATCGGTCGCCTTTCAACCCAAGTCGCCTGCCGTACGGAATGCCGCCAAACACGTCGTGAACGATGATCTTCGCGGCGTGCTGGGGCTGCTCGGCGAACCCTTGTCGAGGCAGCCGGAAATTCGCGCCTTCGCACCCGCCCTGACCTGACTCGGCCGGGCTCTGCTTCCGATGACGTTTGGATTCCTTCGTTGGTTGCACCGCCGGGGCGTATCCCGCGGCAGATTGCGCGATACCTGGCTGCATCGTGTGTTGGGCGACCGCCTTTTCAGCAAAGACCTTTGGGCGTTCCGCCGCGACGCGGTCGCGCGCGGCTGGTTCATCGGTGCAGTGGTCGCCGCCACACCGCTGCTGGGAGTGCAACTGCTGCTGGGCCTGCCGCTGGCGCTCTTGGGCCGCGCAAACCTGTTGGTCGTCATCGCCTTGATCTTCACCACCAACCCGGTCACCGCGGGATTGTTTTATCCTTTTGCATTCCTCGTCGGTTGCCGTGTCATGGGCCGCCCGGTCAACGACTTTCACTGGGACAACACGCCGGTTTGGCACGCCGGCGGACCCCTGTTTCTGGGCTGCGCGGTCATTGGACTCGTGGTCGGCCTCACCGGCTACATCCTGCTTCGTCTTCTCTGGCGCGAAAGGACTTCGCCCGCTAAAGGAAGCGGCGAAATCTGAACCCCTCGATGATGACCGGCATCCTGCTTCTCGTTGCCGGCCTGGCGCTGATTATCAAGGGCGGCGATTTGTTTGTCTCGGCCGCCGTGCGCCTCGCCGAGATGCTGCGCATGCCGCGCGTCGTCATCGGCGGGACGCTGGTCAGTCTCGCCACCACATCACCGGAAATGGTGGTCTCCATCATGGCCGGGCTGAAGGGCGAGTCCGGCTTGGCCGTGGGCAATGCCGTCGGCTCGTGCATCTGCAACATCGCGCTCATCCTCGGCGTCACGGCAGCTCTCAAGCAGGTGGACGTGCATCCGCGTGCGCTTCGCACCCCGCTCATCGGGATGTTTTTCTTCGGAATCGTGTTGCTTCTGATGACGTTCGACCTGGTGCTGCAACGCTGGCAGGGTGCGCTGCTGCTCACCGGCGGCGCGGCTTACTTCTCGTGGGACTTCTGGAAACACTGGCGGGACAAAAAACCGGAACATGTGACCGAAGCAAAGGCCATTGTGCACGAAGTCGCTCCGACGCGTTGGACCTGGTTCCAAACCAAACCGGGCACGGCGCTGCAGTTTCTCTTCGGCGCGGCCATCGTGATCTTCGGGAGCAAATTGCTGGTGGATTCAGCGGTGGGCATCGCCCATCAACTCGGCGTGCCGTCCATCATCGTCGGATTGACGGTTCTGGCGGTGGGTACGTCACTGCCGAAACTGGTCACGGCGATCAGTTCTTCCAGGAAGAATGTTTCGGATCTTTCCGTGGGCAATGTGATCGGCGCCAATATCGCCAACCTGACGCTGATCGTCGGCACGGCGTCGGCCATCCGCGAAGTGACGATGGACCGGCTGACACAGCGCTTCAACTTCCCGGCCATGCTCGTCACCATGGTCCTGATGCTCTGGATGATGAAGACGGACAAGCGGCTGAGCCAACGCGAAGGTGCCATCCTGTTGGTGTTCTACAGTGTCTACCTCATTACCCTGGCGGGGATCATGATGTGGCAGCGGCGTCAGGGAGGCTGAAGGGCGTGTCTTCAAAAGGGCAGGGCAGATTCAACGGGCAAGGGTGCCGCCAGGGCGAAGGCGTC from the Verrucomicrobiota bacterium genome contains:
- a CDS encoding HAD-IB family phosphatase, with product MDVGLLIDAAAARARIIEVEIGRLEHKSHSLEALGEMATQVARTILERAAEWGRLRVSYVRKSKEQDRLRRTDFRHSLSMMKRTEKLALFDMDGTLLNGRFVLELAHQTRRMELLNPLLDNFTLDAAERTRRIAAIFTGLPRTTIERVAREVPLMPGAVETVVGLRKAGYLVGVVTDSYRIAAETVRRRVFADFVISHVMKFQREKATGRLTLSPAMRHPSGCKEHRLCKLHVLQHLLEELGITADKVLAVGDSDNDICLLREAGVSVAFQPKSPAVRNAAKHVVNDDLRGVLGLLGEPLSRQPEIRAFAPALT
- a CDS encoding DUF2062 domain-containing protein; the protein is MTFGFLRWLHRRGVSRGRLRDTWLHRVLGDRLFSKDLWAFRRDAVARGWFIGAVVAATPLLGVQLLLGLPLALLGRANLLVVIALIFTTNPVTAGLFYPFAFLVGCRVMGRPVNDFHWDNTPVWHAGGPLFLGCAVIGLVVGLTGYILLRLLWRERTSPAKGSGEI
- a CDS encoding calcium/sodium antiporter, producing the protein MMTGILLLVAGLALIIKGGDLFVSAAVRLAEMLRMPRVVIGGTLVSLATTSPEMVVSIMAGLKGESGLAVGNAVGSCICNIALILGVTAALKQVDVHPRALRTPLIGMFFFGIVLLLMTFDLVLQRWQGALLLTGGAAYFSWDFWKHWRDKKPEHVTEAKAIVHEVAPTRWTWFQTKPGTALQFLFGAAIVIFGSKLLVDSAVGIAHQLGVPSIIVGLTVLAVGTSLPKLVTAISSSRKNVSDLSVGNVIGANIANLTLIVGTASAIREVTMDRLTQRFNFPAMLVTMVLMLWMMKTDKRLSQREGAILLVFYSVYLITLAGIMMWQRRQGG